Genomic DNA from Paenibacillus sp. KS-LC4:
CTTGCATTTGGGTGTCGAGCTAGAGGCAGAGACCTTGCGGTTAATTAAAGAAACGACAGACCTAACAGAGCGGCAAGGCTGATGAGAAAAAAAATGACGGCGGCGCTCATAACCTTATCTTTGTTGATTGCAACCTACGTTATGCTGTTGACTTATTCTACTATTCAGTTGAAGCCTATGCCGAAAGCTGTGAATGGGGTTATGGACTTAACGGCGTGGAGGTTCGAGGAGGAAGGGGCGGTTCGGCTGGATGGTCAGTGGGCATTTTATCCAGATCAATTGCTCACCAAGCAGCCCGCTTTCTCCTCTGACGCTGCGGGGGTCATGTCACCTGCACTCATTCAGGTTCCCGGATCATGGTCAAAGCAGATGGACACCCTTGGCATGGCGACCTATCGCTTGCAGCTTCAGATGGGTGATGCGGGTGCTGTCTACGGCTTGAAAACAGCGTCAATCCTAATTTCTAATCGACTCCTTGTTAACGGGGAGGTTGTCGGAGCAAGCGGGAATCCGGCGGAGCAAGAGCATTACAAAGCGCTTAATAAACCATATGTAAGCTATTTTACATTGCAGCCAGGCTGGAATGAAATTCTGGTTCAGGTAGCCAACTATGAATTTCATGTTGGCAGCGGGATCGGTGAATCCCTTCTCTTAGGCAAGGCTGAGCAAATGTCCGACATTCGCGATCAGGCGACCGCACATGATTGGATCGCGTTAACGGCATTTCTGATTATGGGGTTATATTTTATTGGGCTATTCTCGCAGCGCCGAAATGATTTTTCATTGGTAGTGTTTGGCTTCGTTTGCTTATGTATTGCTGTATTTACAAGCGTAAGCGGCGAAAGAGTGCTATTTAATGCGGTCGGCCCCCTTCCATTCTGGGTGTATTTTCGTATCCAGATGGTCTCTACAGTGGGCGTTGGTTTAGGATTTTTTCTTTATGTTTATACTGCTTTTCGGCCCTACTGCTTTAAATGGCTTACTCGAGGAGGGTTAGCCTCTGGAGCGATACTTGTTATGCTGAATATGGGCTTTGCCTCCCAGCTTTCAACAGGCCCCTTTCGCCAAGTGACTTCGCTGTATGTTACGATTTCGCTGCTGTATGCCACATATGTATTCGTATATACGGCTTTGCATAAAGTAGCGGGCAGCGGTTTTTTAGCTGTGGCGGCAATGGCATTGAATGCGCTAGTGCTGAACCAGAATATGAACGTCTATTTCGGTGTGCCCATCTATTCGCTTCCGCCGATTGAGCCTTTTCTTGTGCTGCTAATGCTTGCCTTGCTGATGTCGCTTCGCTTCTCGAATGCTTTCCAAAAAATTGAGGAGCTGTCTGGGCAATTGCTGCAAGCGGACAAGCAAAAGGATGATTTTCTCGCCCGAACCTCGCATGAATTCAAGACGCCGCTTCATGGGGTGCTAAATATTTCCCAATTGATGCTAAGCGATACTGCGCATCCGCCAACTGCGGAGCAACGGGAAAAGCTCCAGCTAATGACCGACATTACAAGGAAGCTTTCGCAGCTCGTTTATGACATTCTGGATTTATCCAAGCTGAAGCAGGGCGAGATGAGGATGGTTCCCGTGCCGATTGATGTTCGTTCGGTAGCAGAGTTGCAGGTGCGCTTTTATTCCTATTTATGTAAGGAAAACCAGATTAGGCTCGTGAATCAGGTGCCGGCGCAGCTGCCATCCGCTTTTGCCGATGAAACCCGCTTGAGTCAGATTATCGGAAATTTACTGGATAATGCGATTAAGCATACGAAAAGCGGAGAAATCATCATTACCGGCAGAGAGCAGGGAGGAAAACTCGAAATTTCGGTGCAGGATACGGGAGAAGGTATTGATCCGCAAAACCTTCCCTATATTTTTGAACCATTTAAGTCACTTGAGGGAGCACAGCATCGCGGCTTTGGATTAGGGCTGCCCATTGCGAAGCAGTTGGTCGAGCTGCAAAAGGGAACGATTGCGGTTGTATCCACGCCGGGAGTTGGATCGACCTTTACATTCACGCTTCCGATTGCGGAGGAGCGGGGAGAAGCGTCTGCTCTCTCAGTCTATTCAAATGCTCAGGCGATGCTCAAGGAACCCGATTATTCCTTCCAGACGCCGTATTATTCAAATCCAAGTGGAAAGCATACGGTACTAATCGTCGACGATCAGTATGTGAACCTGAAGGTTTTAATAGACGCCCTTCAAGCTCTCGACTATCACGTCATCGCGGTCAAGAATGGGTACGAGGCGCTGGAGCAGCTGGATCAATCGGGCAGAATCGATCTCGTTATCCTCGATTTAATGATGCCAGGCATGTCAGGCTATGAAGTGTGCCAGGAAATTCGCAGGCAATATTCGCTGCTGGAGCTGCCCGTTCTGATGGTTACGGCAGCTTATCAGCCGCAGGATAAAGTAGCGGCCTTCCAAGCAGGGGCTAACGATTATTTGCCAAAGCCATTCGATCCTAATGAGCTAAAGGCAAGGATCAGCAGCCTGCTCGCCATGAAGGAATCGCTTGGGCGCGCTGTCCACTTGGAGGTGGCGTTTTTACAATCGCAGATCAAGCCTCATTTTTTGTATAACGTGCTGAATAGTATTGTGGCATTAAGCTATAAGGATGTAGAGCGCGCTCGGAAGATGATTGTCGATCTGGCCGATTACCTGCGGGGAAGCTTTCGCTTCAGCAATACGGAGGAGCGCATAGGGTTTGCAGAAGAGCTTAGTCTTATCCGTACGTATGTGGAGATCGAGCAGGCCCGCTTCAAGGATCGAATTCGCTTCGAATATACGATTGAGGAGTCTGCATATAGCTTGCGAATGCCGCCGCTTATATTGCAGCCGCTTGTAGAAAATGCAATTCGTCACGGCATCGGTGATCGCATGGAAGGCGGCATGGTTACAATGACGGTGGAGGAGCTTGATTGGGGCTGGCGAATGGTCGTAGCCGACAATGGAGTAGGAATCGCATCTGAACGCCTGAAGACGCTGCTTGAACGCAATGATGCAGCTGAGCCGCAGGGGGTCGGTCTGCGTAATATTAACAAGCGCTTGAAATACGAATACGGAATTTCGCTGGAGCTGGAGAGCGAGCTAGGGCTCGGTACAAAAGTCACCATACGTATCCCTGCCTCGCGGGTTTAACAGGCTGCTAGGCTGAACGCGGCAGAGCTTCAAAATAGGTCTCCATACAGGCATTCATAACAGGCTCTCATCGTTTTTCGATGGGGCCTAGTTTTTTTGTGGAAAAATGTCGGTTTTTAAGGTTTTTTTAAGGTGCCTTCCTGTATGCTGAGCTAGATTCTATGAACTATGCGACAGAATGATAATGCGGAGAGGAAGATGCAGCTTGGTTCCAATAAAGAGTAAGCGAAGAATGAACGATATAATCCGAAAAATGGTACATCTTGCACTTGCCGTTATGCTTATGATATCGCTGCTATCAAGCGGAGGTACGGCTTGGGCGGCAACCGGCTGGACATCAGTGGATGGCGGCGGTACGAATGGCTTGAACGTGAACGCAGTAAGAGGAGCGGCCTACACTGTACTAGCCGTGTTCAACAATGAATTATATGAAGCATGGCAGGAAACGAATGGATCGGCAGACCAAATTCGCGTTAAAAAATATAACGGAACAAGCTGGACGAGCCTCGACGGCAACGGGACAACTGGCTTGAACGTAGACACTACAAAGGCGACATATCAGCCTGCTATGACTGAATATGATGGTGCTTTATATCTCGCTTGGGCTGAAAGAAACTCAACCTCCAACATTAATCAAATAAAGGTAAAGAAATATAATGGCACGAGCTGGACGAGCGTTGATGGCGGCTCAGATGGTCTAAACATTGATGCTTCAAGAGGAGCAACATCCCCTGCATTGACTGTTTACAATAACAATCTGTATATAGCGTGGAATGAGGTTAATGATAACAACGCCAATCAAATCCGGCTCAAGAAGTATGACGGCACGGCTTGGACAAGCGCTGACGGCGGCGGTGCGAACGGTTTGAACGTAAATACTTCAATGGGTGCGGCTATCCCTAAAATGGCTGTATACAATGGTTCTTTATATGTGGCGTGGCAGGAAACGAACGGAAGCGCTGTTCAAATTCGCGCCAAAAAATATGATGGGACGGCTTGGACGTCAATTGATGGCGGCGGCACAACCGGTTTGAATATAAACGGGGCAAAGACCGGAGCCATTCCCTCATTGGCTGTATTCAACAACGCCCTGTATTTGGCGTGGGACGAAATTGTCGGAACGAATGATAATCAAATTCGAGTCAAGAAATACGACGGAAGCGCTTGGACGAGTGTGGATGGCAACGGGACGTATGGTATAAACAAGGAAACTGATTACAGGGCAAACTATGCTGTGTTAGCGTCGCTCGGTAACGCTTTATATGCAGTGTGGCAGGAGTTCAATGGAACCGCTTTTCAAATCCGGGTCAAAAAGTATGACGGTACGAGCTGGGTGAGCGTAGATGGAAATGGAGCCAATGGTCTGAACGTACAGGTCTCGAGAACGGCACAATTTCCTGCGGCAGCAGCGTTCAACGATGTTTTATATGTCGGGTGGCAGGAGACGAACGGAACGGCTGTACAAATTCGCACATCCAGTTATTTGCCGCCTGTGCCGCCGACAATTAATAGCGTAACTGTGAGTCCAGACACTGCAAGTGTTGCACAAGGAGGAAGCAGCCAGCTTAGCGTTACGGTGGATGCAGCAGGAGGAGCAGCGACGACGGTAACCTGGACGAGCAGCGATTCGAGCAAGGTCGCGGTGAACAGCACGGGGAATGTAACCGTAGCAGCGAATGCAACGCCGGGTACTTACACGATTACGGCAACGTCAACGGTGGATAGCAGTAAAAAAGGCACCTCGACGATAACCGTCACAGAAGCGCCAGCGATCAACAGCGTCAGCGTGAACCCAAGCACGGCAAGCGTCGTGCAAGGAGGAAGCGAGCAGCTTTCAGCATCGGTAGATGCAGTAGGCGGAGCGGCGACGACGGTAACTTGGACGAGCAGCGACGCGAGCAAGGTCGCGGTGAACAGCACGGGGAATGTAACCGTAGCAGCGAATGCAACGCCGGGTACTTACACGATTACGGCAACGTCGACGGTGGATAGCAGTAAAAAAGGCATCTCGACGATTACCGTCACAGAAGCTCCAGCGATCAACAGCGTCAGCGTGAACCCAAGCACGGCAAGCATTGTGCAAGGAGGAAACGAGCAGCTTTCAGCATCGGTAGATGCAGTAGGCGGAGCGGCGACGACGGTAACTTGGACGAGCGATGATGTGAACAACAAGGTAGAGGTAGATAGCACGGGTAATGTAACGGCAGCGTCCGATGCAACGCCGGGCACCTATACGATCACAGCAACGTCGACGGTGGATGGCAGCAAAAAAGGCACCTCGACGATAACCGTCACAGAAGCACCAGCGATCAACAGCGTCAGCGTGAATCCGTCTAGTGCGAGTGTCGAGCGTGGAGGAAGCAAACAGCTCGCAGCATCAGTAGATGCAGTTGGAGGAGCGGCGACGACAGTCACCTGGGCAAGCGATGACGTGAACAACAAGGTGGAAGTAGATAGCACGGGAAATGTCACGGTCGCAGCGGATGCACCGTTAAGTACCTACACCATCACAGCAACGTCGACGGTGGATGGCAGTAAAAAAGGCACCTCGACGATAACGGTCACGGAAGCGCCAGCGATTAACAGCGTTAGCGTGAACCCAAGCACGGCAAGCATCGTGCAAGGAGGAAACGAGCAGCTTTCCGCATCGGTAGATGCAGTAGGCGGAGCGGCGACGACGGTAACTTGGACGAGCGATGATGTGGACAACAAGGTGGAAGTAGACAGCACGGGTAATGTAACGGCAGCGTCCGATGCAACACCGGGCACCTATACGATCACAGCAACGTCGACGGTGGATAGCAGCAAAAAAGGCATCTCGACGATCACGGTCACAGCGGCAGCCTCCTATTCCATCAATGCAATTACGGATCAATCGTTAACGGCACTTGTGCAGGGATACGAAGCTGGCACTCAACAAACAAAAACGATTCTGGTCGCAAATTCGGGAACGGGCATCTTGTCGAATCTGTCGGCAGCGCTTAGCGGCGCAAACGCTAACGATTTTGCAATAACCCAGCCAGATTCTATTCTAATGAACAGCGCGTCAACCGATTTTAATATCCATGCAAAAGACGATTTGCCGGCAGGCACCTATACGGTAACGGTAACCTTATCTGCCGATCATATGACATCCGTCTCCTTTGTCGTTACGCAAGTCGTAAACTTGCCGAATGCTCCCGAAAATCCACAAAATCTTGTGGCAGTCGGCGGCGACCGTCAAGTTATGCTGAACTGGAGTACAGTATCGGACGCCTTGCAATACCGTATTTATATGGCAACGGATGCTGACCCAAATAACCTCGTTGAGGTGGACATTGTTACATCACCTACTTACAACGTACAAAACCTGGTCAACGGCACAACCTATTACTTTGTCGTAAAATCAGAAAACGCGGGGGGCTTGAGCGGGGCATCGAACCTCACAAGTGCGACCTCATCCACAATTCCGGAAGCGCCAACGAACGTGTCCGCAGTGGCGGGCAACGGGCAAGCTGTCGTCACGTTTACGGCTCCAACGAATAATGGTGGAAGCGCGATTACAGGCTATGAGGTGACAGCATCTCCGGGAAATATCAGCATAATTGCAGGAGCAAGTCCAATTACGCTCACAGGTCTGACGAATGGAACAAGCTACACCTTTACGGTAAAAGCAATGAATGCGACGGGTAGCAGCTCTGCTTCTGCGGAATCGAATGCAGTCATTCCGGCAGCATCCAATACGCCATCTCAGCCTTCTGCTCCATCGACATCGGGCACTCCGAATACGACGAATACTCCAAACAACGGTGTGAATATTTTGGTAAACGGAAAAGTTGAGAATGCGGGTACGGCAACGGTTGGAAGACGAAACAATCAAACCGAAATAACGGTCATTGTGGATCAGAAAAAGCTGGATGAGAGACTCGCTGCGGAAGGGCAACAAGCTGTCGTCACGATTCCAATTGACCAAAAATCCGATATTTTCGTCGGAGAGCTGAACGGTCAAATGGTGAAAAACATGGAGGACAAGCAGGCTATCCTCGTGTTCAAGACCGAAAATGCGACCTACACGCTTCCGGCAGGACAAATGAATATCGCTGCCATATCCGAGCAGGTAGGTGAATCCATCGCCTTGCAAGATATTAAAGTGAAAATTGAAATTGCCCATTTGACAACAAATACGCTCGAGATGGTGGAGAACGCAGCAGTTAAAGGCCAGTTTACGCTGGTTGGTCAGCCGCTGAGCTTTACGGTGAGAGCGGTCTACGGAGCTAAAATTATCGAGGTCGTGAATTTTGATGCCTATGTGGAAAGGTCGATTGTGCTTCCAGATGAAGTGGACCCGTCCAAAATTACGACAGGTGTTGTCGTTGAGGCAGATGGCTCCGTACGTCATGTGCCAACTAAAATTCGTCTAATTAACGGGAAGTATGTGGCACAAATCAACAGCTTGACGAATAGCGATTATACGGTTGTATGGCATCCGCTTGAATTTAACGATATGGTGAACCATTGGGCGAAAAATGCCGTGAATGACATGGGCTCGCGCATGGTCGTCGAGGGAACAGGCAACGGGCTGTTCAGCCCCGACCTGGAAATCACCCGTGCTGAATTTGCAGCCATTATCGTTCGCGGATTAGGTCTGAGGCTTGCGAATGGAGCTACGCCGTTCTCGGATGTGAAAGCGACCGATTGGTTTAACGGCGCGGTCAATACAGCTTATTCCTTGCAGCTTATCAATGGCTTTGAGGATGGTACCTTCCGTCCGAACGACAAAATTACAAGAGAGCAAGCCATGGTTATTTTATCCAAGGCGATGGCGATAACTGGTCTGAAGGCGAAGCTGCCTGAGCAATCGGCAGAGGCTGCCCTTCATCCGTTCGCGGATGCAGCGGAAGTGTCTGCATGGGCGCAAAGCGGCATTGCGTACAATGTGCAAGCAGGCGTTGTATTCGGTCGAAGCGGTGATTTACTGGCACCGAAGGGGAATATGACCCGTGCTGAGGTTGCAACCATCATACAGCGATTATTGCAAAAATCGGATCTGATTTAAGCCTTATAATCATATAGGAATATCCTTTTCATCAAGTCCTGCTTCATTATCGAGCTAACGCTGGATAGTGGCAGGACTATTTTTTTGGAGCGAATATAGCACAAAATATCCACTAACGATCTTGTAATAGGCGCTTGTCAATTTGATAATAGAGGTAGACTATCTATAGAAGCTGAGGATGCGTGAGATGCCAAAAAATGATAATATGCTGGCTATTCTCTGGATGCTGAATGCGGGCGGGAAGATGACCGCAAAGCAAATATCCGAGAAATTAGAAATAAATATAAGAACCGTATACCGATACATAGATGCTTTATGTGCCAGCGGAGTACCGATTATTGCCGACCCTGGACATCATGGCGGATATCGCCTTCTGAATCAGTTTATCCGTTCACCGTTGGTATTTAATATGGAAGAGAAAAAAGCGCTGCTTCATGCTGCTGTCTTTGCAAAAGAAGCAGGCTACCCTCTGAGCGAGGCGTTAGAACAGGCCGCTTCCAAGTTGAAAATGTATTCCAATCAGGAGCAGGAAAGCTCGCTTAACCGTCATATAGCCGATTTTGAGGTGATTAACCGTAAGGGTGACCCTTCAGTTCAACCGATTTTGCTGGAATTGGAGCGGGCTATTGCACAGAAATACGCTGTAGAGCTGCTTTATCACACAGGACGTGAGGAGCGGCCCAAAGCTAGAGTGCTAGACCCCTATGGAATGATTAACTGGAACAATAAATGGTATACGGTGGGGTTTTGCCATCTCAGAGAAGAAATACGCAGCTTTCGAGTGGAAAGAATTGTACAGCTGAAGCAGACCTCGATTCGATTTAAGCGTCCTGAGGTTTTTTCGGCCCGTGAATTTTTTATGCAAAGGCTGCTGCCTGATATATCAGGCAAGGATGGATTAATTTCACTGATTATTGAGGGAAGATCAGAAGCTTTGGATGACCTGTGTCACCATTGGTTTTTGGGGCATCATCTGCAAGAGCGAACAGCCAAGCAAGCTATCTTTTTACTTGAAGAGGTACCCATTCATACACATATTCCTTATATGCTTTTACCCTTTGGGAAATCCATTCAAGTCGTCGAGCCAAGGAGCCTAAAGGAAAGGTTGGTTGTGGTTGCGTCGGAGTTAATCGAACATTATCGGCTTTAATAGCTTCACTGACAGTGGATGTCAGTGAAGCTATTTTATAATGGAGATCATAACGGCTTGCTGCTGAAAGGCCAAATTAGGAGGAGTTACAAATGACGAATACGGTATATCTTTATGTGTTTGACACTATGTCAGACTGGGAAATCGGCTATTTAACGGCTGAGCTGAACTCGGGCAGATATTTTAAAAAGGGGATAGCCCCCTCCAAAATCGTTACCGTGGGAACGGAACAGGCACTTGTAACGACAATGGGCGGATTGAAAATATTGCCGGATATCAGGCTGGACGAGTGCAGCATCGAAGGCGCAGATACATTGATTTTACCCGGTGGAGATACATGGACAGATTCCGTTCATCAACCCGTTTTAACGATGGCTGATAGGTGCTTAAAGGAAGGGACATTAGTTGCGGCAATTTGTGGCGCGACAATAGCTCTTGCCCAGAGCGGATTGCTAAACACACGCGGGCACACAAGCAATGATCTGGATTACCTCAAAATGGTCTGTCCCGCGTACACAGGAGAGGACTATTTCAAAGCGGAGCCCGCGGTAACGGATGGACGATTGATCACTGCTTCTGGGGTAGCTCCATTGGAGTTTTCCGTCCATGTCTTGAGGGAACTTGATGTACTCTCGCCAGAAGCCTTAGAAGCCTGGTATGGCCTCAATAAAACGCAGGAATCCAACTATTTCTACGAATTGATGAGTGCTGTTCAGTGAAGCAATCTTATACTATCTTTGGAAAAGAGTGATGAAGTGGAAACAGCTATTTTTACTGTAACAAAGTGGGAGGAACAGCCCCTTGCTAATCCTCTTAGCAGCTTCCCCATTAATACGGCAAAAGTTGAATATGAAATTAAAGGAATTTTAGAGGGGAAGGCCACTTTAGAATATTTGCTGTATTACTTAGATAGTAATATGGAGGATGCTGAGAAGGCTAAGTCCAAAATTGCGGGTTTTCTCCACTTTGAAGGACATTATGATGGTCAATATGGAACGTTTACAGCTTGTGAAAATGGGTTGTTTGATAATGGCACTCTGGATAGCCCAGCTCAAATTATTAATGGAACAGGAGAACTGAGTAAGTTAATCGGTAGCTATAATTATCATTTTATCGGCCACACGAGTGAATTAGTATTAGATTTTGAATGGGGAAAATAATATCGTTTACCCTATTTAAGTAATGACCTGCCCTGTCTGGGTAGGTCATTTTATTAGGGCGTGTCTGAAAACCCGCTCAGTGGCCCCTTTCACCGCTTTTTCACCCCCTGGTACGCCTTCACAAACGCGCCTTGCATGGAACGAAAATTCGGCTTTAAGAAAGCTGCAAAAATTATGGTAAGACCTATAATTTAGAATGTATTAATGTATGCGCTTACTTGCTATAATTTACCTTAATAAGGGGGTGATAGTAAGATGGTGTTGAGACATGACACAGGATAAGTGTTATGCGGCAAAGTGAACAATCTACCCTATATAGGCAGATAATAACAAAAAATTAGGAGGTATTTTTATGTTTAAATTAAAGCTTAATAAGAAAATTTTGACGGTGTGCCTTGCAGCTTCAATGAGTTTGGGTATGTTCTCAGCAACCTCAAGTGCAGCGACAGACTATTGGCAAAATTGGACCGATGGTGGCGGATACGTAAATGCTGTCAATGGGTCAGGCGGCAATTATAGTGTGACATGGTCGAATGTCGGGAATTTTGTTGTGGGTAAGGGCTGGAATTTTGGAACGCCAAACCGGGTAGTTAACTACAATGCCGGCCTTTGGGCTCCGTCTGGGAATGGATATTTGACGTTTTACGGATGGACAAGAAACTCGCTTATCGAATATTACGTCGTTGATAGCTGGGGTACTTATCGTCCTACCGGAACGTATAAAGGAAGCATGACCAGCGATGGCGGCACTTATGACATTTATACGACTATGAGATATAACGCGCCATCCATAGACGGCACACAAACCTTCCCTCAATATTGGAGTGTCCGCCAGACGAAGAGAGCAACTGGGGTCAACTCCGCGATTACGTTCAGCAATCACGTTAATGCATGGCAAAGTAAAGGAATGAATCTGGGAAGCAGCTGGAGTTACCAGGTATTCGCGACAGAGGGCTACCAAAGCAGCGGAAGCTCTAACGTAACGGTGTGGTAAGAGCTATAGTAACCGTTGTTTAATTATGAATAAGGCTTGCCAAGGCCTGCCGGCCACATAGCCGGCGGCCTTATATATTTCAAAAGAAGATAGCTGCCTGCATACTTTTTCTATCCGCTTAAAGGAGAAATATGAATGAGAAAACGATTTATTTTCCTTTTACCCGTATTCCTAATGGTTGTTATCGCTTGCTCGCAACAAATGCCTGAAAAAACCGAAAAAGCAGGAAAGACCGAGAAGATTGAGAATGCCGAAAAGACCGAAAATAACGAAATGATAGAGAAGACCGAAAATAATAAAAATAAGGATAGTCTTGTCTTTGTAAAAGGTGGGACTTTTGTCAATACGAAGTCCAACTTTTATGGGAAAAGTATAACCATATCAAGCTTTTACATCGACAAATATGAGATAACTCAAAAAGAGTGGGTTGAGGTTATGGGAAGCAATCCCTCAGGATTCAAGGGCGACGATTTACCAGTAGAAATGGTGAGCTGGTATGATGTTATTGAATACTGTAATAAACGAAGTATAAAAGAGGGCCTGATGCCTTATTATGAGATAGACAAAAATAAAAAAGATCCAGGTAATAAGAGTGAGCACGATCAACTAAAATGGACCGTAACGATCAATGAAGGAGCAAATGGTTATCGGTTACCGACCGAAGCGGAGTGGGAATACGCCGCGGGCGGAGGTCAGGCGAGTAAAAGCTATATGTACAGCGGGAGCAATAATGTAGAAGAAGTGGCTTGGTATTGGAAAAACGCTGGAGACAAGCCATTATCAGGAGATTGGAACTGGACGATGATAGAAGGCAACAAAAATAAAACAAAAACGGTCGGTCTCCAGAAGCCTAATGAGCTAGGACTTTACGATATGTCAGGCAATGTAAGGGAATGGTGCTGGAACTGGTATGAAGACGGAAATTTGGACAGCGCTAGCGGCTCTTTACGAATTGTAAAGGGTGGCGGTTGGATTGGCGACATCAGAAA
This window encodes:
- a CDS encoding ATP-binding protein — translated: MRKKMTAALITLSLLIATYVMLLTYSTIQLKPMPKAVNGVMDLTAWRFEEEGAVRLDGQWAFYPDQLLTKQPAFSSDAAGVMSPALIQVPGSWSKQMDTLGMATYRLQLQMGDAGAVYGLKTASILISNRLLVNGEVVGASGNPAEQEHYKALNKPYVSYFTLQPGWNEILVQVANYEFHVGSGIGESLLLGKAEQMSDIRDQATAHDWIALTAFLIMGLYFIGLFSQRRNDFSLVVFGFVCLCIAVFTSVSGERVLFNAVGPLPFWVYFRIQMVSTVGVGLGFFLYVYTAFRPYCFKWLTRGGLASGAILVMLNMGFASQLSTGPFRQVTSLYVTISLLYATYVFVYTALHKVAGSGFLAVAAMALNALVLNQNMNVYFGVPIYSLPPIEPFLVLLMLALLMSLRFSNAFQKIEELSGQLLQADKQKDDFLARTSHEFKTPLHGVLNISQLMLSDTAHPPTAEQREKLQLMTDITRKLSQLVYDILDLSKLKQGEMRMVPVPIDVRSVAELQVRFYSYLCKENQIRLVNQVPAQLPSAFADETRLSQIIGNLLDNAIKHTKSGEIIITGREQGGKLEISVQDTGEGIDPQNLPYIFEPFKSLEGAQHRGFGLGLPIAKQLVELQKGTIAVVSTPGVGSTFTFTLPIAEERGEASALSVYSNAQAMLKEPDYSFQTPYYSNPSGKHTVLIVDDQYVNLKVLIDALQALDYHVIAVKNGYEALEQLDQSGRIDLVILDLMMPGMSGYEVCQEIRRQYSLLELPVLMVTAAYQPQDKVAAFQAGANDYLPKPFDPNELKARISSLLAMKESLGRAVHLEVAFLQSQIKPHFLYNVLNSIVALSYKDVERARKMIVDLADYLRGSFRFSNTEERIGFAEELSLIRTYVEIEQARFKDRIRFEYTIEESAYSLRMPPLILQPLVENAIRHGIGDRMEGGMVTMTVEELDWGWRMVVADNGVGIASERLKTLLERNDAAEPQGVGLRNINKRLKYEYGISLELESELGLGTKVTIRIPASRV
- a CDS encoding S-layer homology domain-containing protein — encoded protein: MNDIIRKMVHLALAVMLMISLLSSGGTAWAATGWTSVDGGGTNGLNVNAVRGAAYTVLAVFNNELYEAWQETNGSADQIRVKKYNGTSWTSLDGNGTTGLNVDTTKATYQPAMTEYDGALYLAWAERNSTSNINQIKVKKYNGTSWTSVDGGSDGLNIDASRGATSPALTVYNNNLYIAWNEVNDNNANQIRLKKYDGTAWTSADGGGANGLNVNTSMGAAIPKMAVYNGSLYVAWQETNGSAVQIRAKKYDGTAWTSIDGGGTTGLNINGAKTGAIPSLAVFNNALYLAWDEIVGTNDNQIRVKKYDGSAWTSVDGNGTYGINKETDYRANYAVLASLGNALYAVWQEFNGTAFQIRVKKYDGTSWVSVDGNGANGLNVQVSRTAQFPAAAAFNDVLYVGWQETNGTAVQIRTSSYLPPVPPTINSVTVSPDTASVAQGGSSQLSVTVDAAGGAATTVTWTSSDSSKVAVNSTGNVTVAANATPGTYTITATSTVDSSKKGTSTITVTEAPAINSVSVNPSTASVVQGGSEQLSASVDAVGGAATTVTWTSSDASKVAVNSTGNVTVAANATPGTYTITATSTVDSSKKGISTITVTEAPAINSVSVNPSTASIVQGGNEQLSASVDAVGGAATTVTWTSDDVNNKVEVDSTGNVTAASDATPGTYTITATSTVDGSKKGTSTITVTEAPAINSVSVNPSSASVERGGSKQLAASVDAVGGAATTVTWASDDVNNKVEVDSTGNVTVAADAPLSTYTITATSTVDGSKKGTSTITVTEAPAINSVSVNPSTASIVQGGNEQLSASVDAVGGAATTVTWTSDDVDNKVEVDSTGNVTAASDATPGTYTITATSTVDSSKKGISTITVTAAASYSINAITDQSLTALVQGYEAGTQQTKTILVANSGTGILSNLSAALSGANANDFAITQPDSILMNSASTDFNIHAKDDLPAGTYTVTVTLSADHMTSVSFVVTQVVNLPNAPENPQNLVAVGGDRQVMLNWSTVSDALQYRIYMATDADPNNLVEVDIVTSPTYNVQNLVNGTTYYFVVKSENAGGLSGASNLTSATSSTIPEAPTNVSAVAGNGQAVVTFTAPTNNGGSAITGYEVTASPGNISIIAGASPITLTGLTNGTSYTFTVKAMNATGSSSASAESNAVIPAASNTPSQPSAPSTSGTPNTTNTPNNGVNILVNGKVENAGTATVGRRNNQTEITVIVDQKKLDERLAAEGQQAVVTIPIDQKSDIFVGELNGQMVKNMEDKQAILVFKTENATYTLPAGQMNIAAISEQVGESIALQDIKVKIEIAHLTTNTLEMVENAAVKGQFTLVGQPLSFTVRAVYGAKIIEVVNFDAYVERSIVLPDEVDPSKITTGVVVEADGSVRHVPTKIRLINGKYVAQINSLTNSDYTVVWHPLEFNDMVNHWAKNAVNDMGSRMVVEGTGNGLFSPDLEITRAEFAAIIVRGLGLRLANGATPFSDVKATDWFNGAVNTAYSLQLINGFEDGTFRPNDKITREQAMVILSKAMAITGLKAKLPEQSAEAALHPFADAAEVSAWAQSGIAYNVQAGVVFGRSGDLLAPKGNMTRAEVATIIQRLLQKSDLI
- a CDS encoding YafY family protein, producing MPKNDNMLAILWMLNAGGKMTAKQISEKLEINIRTVYRYIDALCASGVPIIADPGHHGGYRLLNQFIRSPLVFNMEEKKALLHAAVFAKEAGYPLSEALEQAASKLKMYSNQEQESSLNRHIADFEVINRKGDPSVQPILLELERAIAQKYAVELLYHTGREERPKARVLDPYGMINWNNKWYTVGFCHLREEIRSFRVERIVQLKQTSIRFKRPEVFSAREFFMQRLLPDISGKDGLISLIIEGRSEALDDLCHHWFLGHHLQERTAKQAIFLLEEVPIHTHIPYMLLPFGKSIQVVEPRSLKERLVVVASELIEHYRL
- a CDS encoding type 1 glutamine amidotransferase family protein, producing MTNTVYLYVFDTMSDWEIGYLTAELNSGRYFKKGIAPSKIVTVGTEQALVTTMGGLKILPDIRLDECSIEGADTLILPGGDTWTDSVHQPVLTMADRCLKEGTLVAAICGATIALAQSGLLNTRGHTSNDLDYLKMVCPAYTGEDYFKAEPAVTDGRLITASGVAPLEFSVHVLRELDVLSPEALEAWYGLNKTQESNYFYELMSAVQ
- a CDS encoding DUF3224 domain-containing protein, with the translated sequence METAIFTVTKWEEQPLANPLSSFPINTAKVEYEIKGILEGKATLEYLLYYLDSNMEDAEKAKSKIAGFLHFEGHYDGQYGTFTACENGLFDNGTLDSPAQIINGTGELSKLIGSYNYHFIGHTSELVLDFEWGK